In Paroedura picta isolate Pp20150507F chromosome 1, Ppicta_v3.0, whole genome shotgun sequence, the following are encoded in one genomic region:
- the PEA15 gene encoding astrocytic phosphoprotein PEA-15 has protein sequence MAEYSSLLEDLAENITTEDLDQLKSACKEDIPSEKHEEITSSKDWFGFLEKHKKLDKDHLSYIEHIFEISRRPDLLTRVVDYRTQVLKISEEDEVDTKLTRIPSAKKYKDIIRQPSEEEIIKLAPPPKKA, from the exons ATGGCCGAGTACAGCAGCCTGCTAGAGGACCTGGCGGAGAACATCACCACGGAGGATCTTGACCAGCTGAAGTCGGCCTGCAAGGAGGACATCCCCAGCGAGAAGCACGAGGAGATCACCTCCAGCAAGGACTGGTTCGGCTTCCTAGAGAAGCACAAGAAACTGGACAAAG ACCACCTGTCCTACATTGAGCACATCTTTGAGATCTCCCGCCGCCCAGACCTGCTCACCCGGGTGGTGGACTATCGCACGCAAGTGCTGAAGATCTCTGAGGAGGACGAGGTGGACACCAAGTTGACCCGCATCCCCAGTGCCAAGAAGTACAAAG acATAATCCGGCAGCCCTCCGAGGAAGAGATCATCAAACTGGCGCCTCCACCCAAGAAGGCttag